A genomic window from Pyxicephalus adspersus chromosome 2, UCB_Pads_2.0, whole genome shotgun sequence includes:
- the LOC140322560 gene encoding putative olfactory receptor 2B8, with amino-acid sequence MGIKTCNYTKVEEFILLGLTKCPDMQTVLFLVFLFSYFTSLMGNVLIIFVSSVIPRLHTPMYFFLSNLSFLDIWYTSIIVPKMLINFLSLKKSISFDVCFTQMVVHMCLGGTECYLLLAMAYDRYVAICSPLHYTTIMHPSLCIKMASGCWIGGGINAFINTLFVLRLSFFGPNVINHFFCEIPSVIELSCTDASLNKTILFLCAMFVVMVPFFLILITYGYIISSILRISTSMGRKKAFSTCASHIIVVTLFYGTIIFMYMRPGDTHVANQDKMATLFYSVVTPMLNPFIYTLRNKDVKGVLLELTQKSMCKNGNSN; translated from the coding sequence ATGGGCATAAAGACGTGTAACTACACAAAAGTTGAAGAATTCATTCTTCTGGGACTGACCAAATGCCCGGATATGCAGACTGTCctatttttggtatttcttttCAGTTATTTTACATCACTTATGGGTAATGTCCTGATTATTTTTGTCAGCAGCGTAATCCCTCGCCTTCATACACCTATGTATTTCTTCTTGAgtaatttatcatttttggaTATATGGTACACCTCTATTATAGTTCCCAAAATGCTCATAAATTTcttgtcactaaaaaaaagtatatcattTGATGTTTGTTTTACCCAAATGGTTGTACACATGTGTTTAGGAGGTACAGAGTGCTATCTTCTCTTAGCAATGGCTTATGATCGCTATGTGGCTATATGCAGCCCATTACATTATACCACCATTATGCATCCAAGCTTATGCATCAAAATGGCAAGTGGCTGTTGGATTGGAGGGggtataaatgcatttataaacacATTATTTGTATTGCGATTATCATTCTTTGGTCCAAATgtcattaatcattttttctgTGAGATACCATCTGTAATAGAGCTCTCCTGCACAGATGCTTCCCTTAACAAGACCATTCTTTTCCTGTGTGCTATGTTTGTGGTTATGGTCCCATTCTTTCTTATTCTGATTACATATGGCTACATTATCTCCAGTATACTTAGGATCAGCACATCAATGGGCCGCAAAAAGGCTTTTTCCACTTGTGCTTCACACATTATTGTCGTCACTTTATTCTATGGTACAATCATTTTTATGTACATGAGACCAGGAGACACACATGTGGCCAACCAGGATAAAATGGCCACCTTGTTCTACAGTGTTGTGACTCCAATGCTAAATCCGTTTATCTACACCTTGAGGAACAAAGATGTTAAAGGGGTGTTGTTGGAGCTTACTCAAAAAAGCATGTGCAAGAATGGGAATAGCAACTGA